From a region of the Mytilus galloprovincialis chromosome 3, xbMytGall1.hap1.1, whole genome shotgun sequence genome:
- the LOC143067967 gene encoding uncharacterized protein LOC143067967 isoform X2: MRKILIYILYVINDAVCSLAISSKTYEVLKGIKMLNTFYTVSLNHNSTNKCASYCLADIACVSANYNFVTKQCQLSTKSPLDETASVVENDEWKVLFCKKDLPPNSWELIFRGTPGTGVKLYDSYVGTISLSIHEVGCQLPFTHNLTCTTHYRDPILDIWSSQSILKVKVAMYKDNVMVMNMVFNNTDTGLNTDWYSLDHLVYSSYTDMTTVGITYNFFSIKGFPACRRIGNLHTKITNHVES, translated from the exons atgagaaaaatcttaATTTACATTTTGTACGTTATAAATGACGCTGTGTGTTCTTTAGCCATATCATCAAAGACGTATGAGGTTTTAAAAGgaattaaaatgttgaatactttTTACACAGTTTCATTAAATCATAACAGTACGAATAAATGTGCATCGTACTGTTTAGCTGACATAGCATGTGTTTCAGCGAATTACAATTTTGTTACAAAGCAGTGTCAGTTAAGTACAAAAAGTCCGCTAGATGAAACTGCCAGCGTAGTGGAAAATGACGAATGGAAAGTCTTGTTTTGCAAAAAAG ATCTACCACCAAATTCATGGGAGTTGATATTCAGAGGGACTCCGGGAACTGGTGTAAAGCTATATGACTCGTACGTCGGTACAATCTCACTCTCTATTCATGAAGTCGGATGTCAGTTACCTTTTACCCATAACTTGACTTGCACTACACATTACCGTGATCCAATTTTAGACATTTGGAGTTCACAAAGCATTCTAAAG GTAAAAGTAGCCATGTACAAAGATAATGTAATGGTAATGAACATGGTTTTCAACAATACAGATACTGGATTGAATACAGACTGGTACAGTCTAGATCATCTTGTGTATAGTTCGTATACTGATATGACAACAGTTGGAATCACATACAACTTCTTCAGTATTAAAGG